CTTTGCTCATGTATTCTGTCTCATGAGCACAACGATGTGATTTGCCAATGCACAAATAGTTTTCTTTAACCAGAACAGAAAGACATTGTTCATACCAGAGGCTTGTGCACTGGGGTCTTGGTACCTGCTTTTATGATGTGGTTAGGTACTGAGAACATGTCCTTGCCTCTACATGTAATTATGTCATATTGGGAGTTGAAGACCTACTCTTGATCACAGATATAGGAGGAAGCTGAGCATTTGGAAGAGATGGCTAAAGTTCTTGCACCACTAATTCAGCCTCTCACACACTGTGCTGGCCATGCCCCATGCTAGTTTGTAGAGTAGAGAGGGTCCTAGTGAGGCAATCCCAGCAGTGTTCCCAGAGGTTGCTTTGGAACCTGGTTCATGGCtgtaaccaacaaattgtgatTAACCACATGAATGGCTGGACCTCAGGCTGAAATCATGTGCACTGGGCACAGGATTCAATGTACACACATCAGAGATTGTTGGTAGTGTAGAGAATGTGCAGTAGACAGAAGCAGGGAAGGGCTGGAGGAATATGGTGGACAATACACTAGGCCTTATTCCTTTAAGCAGCTCAGTGAGATGTGATTGGGCCTCTGAATCCAAGAAGACAATTAAGGCATGAATCTGATTACTGAAGCAAGTGGAGTTTATGTCAAGCTCCAGCCTCAGCCTGGAGAGGTGCCCTGGCCAGAGCCCAGGTGTCAGTCAAGGCCTAGAGTTTGCCATGACCATAGAAGAACCAGCTAGCCATGTTGCAACATAAAATGGTTCATGCCCTTGAAGGCCACAGCAGTCATGTGGCCTATCTGGGGAGAGAGCTGTTTCCTGGACCCAGACCAGCACTAATCTAGCACACTGTGCTAAGGGCAGGCCATTTCAGGTCTAGGATGGGATGGTATCATGCTTAGATGAAGTTTGTTCTTGCTCACTGGATGAGGAAAGTGGACATGAATTTTTACAGCTGCAGAGCCCAAGGACATTATCTGCTTAGAGGAGATGAAACTGCATGGTGACCAATGACAATCGGTGCCAGAGGACAGCAGACAGGGCTGGGGAAAgagctctgaccttggcctctcAAGTGTTTCTATCTTGAAGGAGAGGCTCTTTGAGATTAGGAGAAATTGTGATTTGGGGAGTTAATTGTCCTAGGCACAAACGTTGTCCCCTCATCTGCCCTCTACCCTCCACTGCCACTGGTGATATAGGTAGACAGTGAGTCTTTGGGTAACAGGACAGACAAGGCTGCTCTTTGGTCACCAGTCCTACAAGTGTGTGTTGTGTTGCCTGAGAAGAGGCttggtcatctctccagccagtccTGCTCAGGAAGCCAGTGTGGTTTTGCCTAATTGGTCTCTCAGGGCCTGGCTTCTCTCTGTGAGTACTTGTCTTTCCTATAATAGATGATGCAGGGACTCTCTGGTCCTCACACAGTCATCGTAATGTACCCTCTGTACTTAGAAATGTCACCATTTGCTCTTTAGAAAGTTTTTGTTTAATCTGATTCGGTTTTCTAATGAATGTGGATGGTtaactctgtgtttgtgtgtcagtgtgtgtgcttgtgcacacatgcttatgtgtgaatgtgtggtctctgtctgtctatctatctatctatctgtctgtgcaGTGCTAAGAAACAAGTTTCTGGAGAGGACACCTTGGAAGATTCTTCCCACTGGATTACCATGTGAGTTTTGTATTGATTTTGAATTTACATGTGTTAATTATAATGACAAAGTTTTTGTAGTAGGTTTGGGTTATTGACTTTTACTGTGTGACCAGGTGTATGGGATCACTTAAGCTGGTATTTTCATCATAAATTCTGTTAGCATCTGAAATAAATTGAACAACTTGGACAACTCATAGCATTATCTCCTCTTGGAGCTTCCCTGTAGCTCCCTAATTTCtgtgtttctctgcccttctctgtctctgcgtttccctatctctgtctctgtctttctatgtttctctgactctgtctctgttttcttttttcttttgtcttgcaGTCTTTGTTCCTCTATGTATTCCcaatctctctgtgtctttctttgttcctgtatCTGTCTATCATTGCcctgtgggtggggtggggtaggcagGGCTCATATCTACTTGTGTTTCTCCTTACTTTTGCCTTGCCTGCCTTTCTGTTcctgtgcttctgtctctgtcctcttatctctttgtctttctgtcctcacctctttttctttcttcctttgtacCCCATTCTCCCCTATACATTGACATGCATAGCATCTCCTGTGCAAGGAGCACACTCCCTGGTGCATGGGGTCTACTACTTTCTGGACACCCCTACAGGGACACGACTTGAAATATTCCTTCACCTCTCAGACATTTTCTAAGGCCGATAGGAGTGTTGAGGCCCAGGCCCAAATCAGTAAAGCATTTGTATGATGCTGGCTTTATACAGGTGAATGAAAATCATAAaaatctttcattaaaaaaaaaagaatctagtgAACTGTTTGCAAATATAACCCTTGATCTCCAGTACTTGGAAATGTAATCAATAGTTTATATAGTCTGTCCTTACCTTATCACCTGGAGGGTGGCTCTTACATATTTTAGGATACTTGGTTTAAGGCTTTCTAAATTCAGCTGCAGACTTTTAACTCTGACACAAATACATGGCTGCATGGATACAGGGTTGAGATAGGGCTCAGTCTTGTCTGGTGCCCTTACCTAAGCTTCCTACTTTAAAGCTTTAAATCCCACAGCTTCACTAATACATGCACGAACAACTATAGTTTGTATAGGTTCAGTGCACCAGTCACCTGTGATGATGGTTGATGCTGTTCTATATGGTCAGGTAAGGGACATTttgtcatctttctttcttccctgttcCCATTCACTGTCTGAGCTCCTGAATAGAAGTTAGTCACAACTATTCCTGTTACCAGGATACACAGACTTTCACTCCATGGAATATTCCTGTTTCTGCTCCATACTAACTGAAGTTCTGGGGAAAGAAACCTCCTAGTGTAGAAAGATCCTATATCTCAAAGGTTTGTGAGAAGCTACATCAGTCTCCTAGAAGTCTTGCAACTAGTATGATGTCTACAGTATTTGCTGGTACAGAGTCCTATTCTTACCCCCATGTAACACTGAGGTTTGGGTTCTAGGTGAGTCTCACCACATCTGGGTTGGGTTGTTAGCACGAACTGGAACTAGAGCATGTCTTTCATCTTCAGATCCTATCAGAGCTGCCACAGAAAACTTACTGCCCCTGGATCCTAAGTCCACTCCAGCTTTCTGATGAATCAGACACTGGTCACAGATTTCCTCATCCTGGGATTCTCAGAAATGCCTCACCTTCGGGTACCACTTCTCCTCGGCTTCTTCTGCCTATACATGGCTGCAATCTCAGGAAACCTGCTCATTATGGTGACAATCAGTGCAAGCCCAACCCTGCatacccccatgtacttctttctgGTCAACTTGGCCGTGGTGGACATCCTGTGCACCTCCACCATCTTACCCAAGCTACTGGACACTATGCTGTGGGGAAGGACCATCTCTTATGGGGGCTGCATGACCCAGCTCTTCTTCTTCACAGGGTCCATGGGGGCAGAGCTTCTGCTCTTCTCAGCTATGGCCTATGACCGCTTCGTGGCCATCTGCTGCCCTCTGCATTATAGTACCTGGATGGGCCCCAGGGTGTGTGCATTCCTGGCTGGCATTGACTGGGCCATCAGCCTGTTTAACACTAGTGTGCACACAGGCCTTATGATGCGTCTACCGTTCTGCAACTCCAATGTGATAGAGCACTTCTTCTGTGAGATTCCTCCACTCTTGAAGCTCTCCTGTGCTCCAACACAAGTAAACGAGGACATGGCCTTTGCAGCAGATGTGTTCTTTGCTGTTGGGAACTTCTCTGTGATCATCCTCTCCTATGGCTTTATTGTGGCCAGTATCCTGAAGATACGCTCAGCTGAGGGCAAGCAACGGGCCTTTTCCACCTGCTCTGCACACCTCATCGTGGTCTCCATGTACTACTCCACCATCATCTACACCTACATTCGCCCTTCATCCAGCTACTCACTGAACAAGGACAAGGTGGTGTCCATCATCTACACCTCGGTGGCACCCACCTTGAACCCCCTCATCTATACTCTGAGGAACAAGGATGTCAAAGTTGCACTTCAGAAACTTCTGTCCTACTGCTGAGACTGCCATCACCACTGCATTCAGCCAGCTGGACTGAGGGATCACAGGTTAGGTAGAAGTCTCTGTTCCTTTTTCTGAGGATACACCTAGTTGAACTATAAGAGACAAGTTTTGGACTGCTGCCCTTCACCAGGAAGTCCTGTGGCGGTTAAGTAAATCCTCAGGAAGCATCAAATGTTGGTGTGGCATATCCTAGCCCTCTCTGCTTGCAGCAGTATAGGAGCTACAGCATAAACACTTCTTTATGCCCACATTGTCATTTTATCCATAAAGGCTACTCAATCTTGGTTGTGACTGACTTGTAGGTAGGAGACCTGGGGATGAAAAGTGTTCTGGAGGTTTTAGGGCAATTGTTCTGTCTTGTAAGtagaatatctttaaaaaaaaaaagattccttccACTTTTTAGTAACTCTGAAAGAGATTTCTGCTGCAAGCTCTTGgcatgctgtgtgcatgtgtgaagaaATACAGCCCATCTTTGCCTTCCATGCTGTGCACTCTGAATGAACAATGCTAATCAGCAGCTTCCCTGGCATAAGTGTATCACATCCTGGAGGGTGTCAGCAGAAGTTTGCTATATGCCTGAGAGTTCTTGGTGCCAGAGCATTATAATTCCCACCATGAAGTAATGCAGCAGGGCTGCTGTGTGCTTGGGACAATGTTGTTTCAGAGGATGTGGCCAGAAAGGGACTGTGAGAGGGAAACCAGTTGCTGTCCCTCAGAAGCTGTTCACTTCTTCAGAAACCTCATGGCCCATCCAAACCCTCTCTTCTAGGCTGGGCTGTCTCAGGTCCATATGCTAAACTCTGGTGTCCTGTTGACCTGTTTCCCTCTTCCCAATTGAACCCTGTTCCTTTAAAtgttgtttcttcctttttcaatacTAATTTAATTAGTtacattttggattttttggaattttgttttaaatgtcatGTATGTGTCTAATATTTATATCAATCTGCCCTCATCCATTCAGCCCATTCTGTGCCCTCTTCAACTTCAtggctttcttttccctctttttgtCATCATTGTATAGAtgtgaataaatgtataaatacaacTTGTTGTgcattaatgtttcttttttggcatttttttattcgatatatatttttttttacatttcaaatgatttcccctgttctagacccccactccccgaaagtcacataagccctcttccctccccctgttttcccacccaacccttccgacttccctgttctgcttttgccctatactgcttcactgagtctttccagaacaaggggccactcctccattgttcttgtacctcatttgatgtgtggattatgttttgggtattccagttttctaggttaatatccacttattagtgagtgcatatcatgattcatcttttgagtctgggttacctcacttagtatgatgttctccagctccattcatttgcctaagaatttcatgaattcattgtttctaatggctgaatagtactccattgtatatatatactacattttttgcatccactcttctgttgagggatacctgggttcttttcagtttctggcaattataaatagggctgctatgaacacagtggagcatgtatcctcattacatgctggggaatcttctgggtatatgcccaggagtggtatagcaggatcttctggaagtgaggtgcccagtttttggaggaaccgccagagtggttgtaccaatttgcaaccccaccagcagtggaggtgatATTTAGATGCATTTAGAGCTGACAACTTAGTATTGGACAACaaatcagaggttcagtccatgtaGAAGATTGATTTTCCCTCTCAGCAGGCACTAATTGCCTGACACTCCTCAGATGTCCACTATCCATGTTAGTGTGTCAACTGgagctgtcattgttcaggtcttATTTAAATAACCTTATTCTTGGGGTTTTGTAGGTACAGCTTCCCTGACATCTACAGAAGCCACAATATTGCAGTAGACATCTTTGTCCTCTGGGTCATAATTTTTTTCACTCCTTCTTCCTTGATATTCCTGAAGGTTTAGGTGTGGGATTGGGTTGTAGCAGCAGCCATTACGACTAAGCACCTCACAATTTGTCTCTATATTTTGATCAGGTGTGGCATTAGTAATAATCTCTCTCTGCTCTAATAAGAGCTTCTTTGATATGGGGAAAGAGCTATATTTCTCTGTGGACATAAAACAATTATGAAGAATACAGATAGACTCTATATTAGTTTGGGAAAACAGTAGTAATAGGTTCTATCCTATTGTCTATGACATGTCCACCACAGGTGGTTGGTTAGGTTTACATTACAAGTGGAGTTTATGTCAAGCTCCAGCCTCAGCCTGGAAAGGTACCCTGGCCAGAGCCCAGGTATCAGACAAGGCCTAGAGTTTGCCATGACCATAGAACgtcagtggagcagctgagatGGAAGTCTTCcaaccaccatttgcaccagggaactgggcagctccacagccttctgtgcatagaccatgacagaagagagttggtcttctAGAAGTATGGACATAGacttacagacccacaggaggcacaagctctagccagagacaccaagaccaactaacaccagagataaccagatggtgaaagtcaATTGCAAGAaccctatcaacagaaaccaaggctacttggcaacatcagaacccagttctcccacaagagcaagccccagataccccaacacactggaaaagcaagagtttgatttaaaattgcatcttatgatgctgatagatgacctcaaaaaggacataaataactctcttaaagaaatatgggtgaacatgggtcaacaggtaaaaaagcccttaaagagaaaacactaaaatccatttaaaaaatacaggagaacacaaacaatcaaatgaaggaactgaacaaaaccatgaaggatctaaaagtagaagtagagacaatgaagaaatcacaaagggagacaactctggagatagaaaaccttggaaaaaaatcagtggtcatacatgcaagcatcaacaacagaacacaagagatagaagaaagaatctcaggtgctgaagataccatagaaaactgactcaacagtcaaagaaaatgtaaaatgcaaaaagcttgtaactcaaaacatccaggaaatccaagacacaatgagaaggccaaacctaaggattataacttcttgagttctttgtatatattggatattagctctctgtgggatttagggttggtaaagatcctttcccaatctgttggttgccattttgtccttttaacagtatcctttgccttacagaaactgtaattttatgaggtcccatttgtcaattcttgatcttagggcataagctattggtgttctgttcaggaactttccccctgtgcccatgtcctcaagggtcttccccagttgcttttctattagtttcagtgtgtctgattttatgtggaggtccttgatccacttggagttgagcttagtacaaggagataaaaatggattgattcacattcttctgcatgctgacctccattgagccagcaccatttgttgaaaaggctatcttttttccactggatgttttcagctcctttgtcgaagatcaagtggccatacatgtgtgggttcatttctggatcttcaatcctattccattgatccacctgcctgtcactgtaccaataccatgtaggttttaacactattgctctgtagtattgcttgaggtcagggatacagatttaccaagaagttcttttactgttgagaatagtttatgctatcctgggttttttgttatttgagatgaatttgagaattgctctttctaactctataaagaatccaagaacacatcaaaacgatcatccacaatgaccaagtaggcttcatcccagatatgcagggatggttcaatataaggaaatccatcaatgctatccactacataaacaaactcaaagaaaaaaaccatatgatcatctcattagatgcagaataagcatttgacaaaattcagcatcctttcatgctaaaaagccttggaaagaacaggaattcaaggcccatacctaaacatcattaaagcaacatacagcaaactggtagccaacatcaaactaaacagagagaaacctgaagcaatcccactaaaatcaggactagacaaggctgtcctctctctccatatcttttcaatatagtacttgaatttctagctagagcaattagacaacataaggaggtaaaggggatacaaattggaaaggaagaagtcaaattatcattatttgcatatgacatgatagtctacttaagtgacctgaaaacctccaccagagaactcctacagctgataaacaacttcagcaaagtggctggttataaagtcaactcaagcaaatcagttgtcttcctatactcaaaggataagcatgctgagaaagaagttagggaaatgacactcttcacaatagccacaaacaatataaagtatcttggtgtgactctaaccaaacaagtgaaagatctataagacaagaacttcaggtctctgaagaaggaaatcgaagaagacctcagaaaatggaaaaatctgccatgctcgtggatcggcaggattaatatagttaaaatggtcatcttgccaaaagcaatctacagattcaacacaatccccatcaaaatcccaactcagttcttcacagagttagaaaaagcaattctcaaattcatctggaataacaaaaaacccaggatagctaaaactattctcaacaacaaaagaaattctgggggaatcagtatccctgacttcaagcaatactacagagaaatagtgttaaaaactgcatggtattggcacagtgacagacaagtggaccaatggaatagaattgaagatccagaaatgaacccacacacctatagtcacttgatcttcgacaaaggagccaaaaacatccagtggaaaaaagatagccttttcaacaaatggtgctggttcaattggaggtcagcatgcagaagaatgtgaattgatccattcttatctccatgtactaaacttcactccaagtggatcaaggacctccatgtaaaaccagacacactgaaactaatagaaaagaaactggggaagaccctagaggacatgggcacaggggaaatgttcctgaatagatcaccaatagcttatgctctaagatcaagaattgacaaatgggacctcataaaattacaaagtttctgtatggcaaaggacactgttaaaaggacaaaacggcaaccatcaaattgggaaaggatattcaccaaccctacatctgatagagggttaatatccaatatatacaaagaactcaagaagttagacctcagggaaccaaataaccctattaaaaatggggtacagatctaaacaaagaattttcacctgaagaaattcggatggccgagaggcaccttaagaagtgctcaacatcattagtcattagggaaatgcaaatcaaaacaaccctgagatttcaccttacaccagtcagaatggctaaggtcaaaaactcaggagacagcaggtgttggcaaggatgtggagaaagaggaacactcctccactgctggtggggctgtaagatggtacaaccactttggaaatcagtctggcggttcctcagaaaactggacatgacacttccagaggaccctgctatacctctcctgagcgtatacccaaaggattccctggcatgcaataaagacacatgctccattatgttcatagcagccttatttataatagccagaagctggaaagaacccagatgcccctcaaaggcggaatggatacagaaaatgtggtatatttacacaatggaatactactcagccattaaaagcaatgaattcacaaaatttataggcaaatggtttgatctggaaaatatcatcctaagtgaggtagcccagtcacaaaaaaatacccatggaatgcaatctctgataagtggatattaattagcccagaagtcctgaatacccaaggcacaaatcgcataacaaatgactcccatgaagaagtatggagaaggtcctgatcctggaaaggattgatctagcattggaggggaatataaggacagagaaaaaaaaaggagagaggtgattggagaattgatggagagaagaaggtttatgggacatatggggaagggggatccgggacaggggaaatcatttggaatgtaaacaaagaatatagaaaataaaaatatttttaaaaaaaagaactgagttgggattttgatggggattgtgttgaatctgtatattgcttttggcaatatggccattttaactatattactcctgccaatccacgagcatggaagatttttttcatttttttaggtcttcgatttccttcttcagagacttgaagttcttgtcgtacagatctttcacttgtttggttagggtcacactaagatactttatattgtttgtgactattataaagggtgtcatttccctaatttctttctcagcctgcttatcctttaagtatagaaaggctactgttttgcttgagttgattttataaccagccactttgctgaaattgtttatcagttataggagtcctctggtggagttttttgggtcccttagtatgttatcatatcatctgcaaatagtgatagtttgacttcttcctttccaatttgtatctttttgacctccttatgttgtctaattgttctagctagtacctcaagtactatattgaaaagatatggagagagggggcagccttgtctagtccctgattttaatcggattgctttgtttctctccatttagtttgatgttgactactggtttgctgtatattgcttttactatgtttatgtatgggccttgaattccttttctttctaagtcttttagcatgaaaggatgctgaattctgtcaaatgctttttcagcagccaatgaaatgaccatgtggtgtttatctttgagtttgtttatgtagtgaattgcattgatggattaccATATTTTGaaccctccctgcatccctggaatgaagcctatttgatcatggtaaatgatcgttttgatgtgttattggatttggttggcaagaattttattaagtatttttgcatcgatgttcacaaaggaaattggtctgcagtactatttgttggatctttgtgtggttttggtatcagtgtaattgtggctttggagaaagagttgggtagtgttccatctgtttctattttgtagaatagtttgaagaatattggtgttaggtcttctttgatattctgatagaattctgcactaaaaccatctatctggtcctgtgctttttttggttgaaagactttctatgaccctttgtatttctttaggggtaatgggactgtttagatgatctatttgatcctgatttaattttggtatttggtatctgcctaagaaattgtccatttcctccagattctccagttgtgttgagtataggcttttgtagtaggatctgatgaatttttgaatttcctcagtttctgttcttatatcttctttttcatttttaattttgttaatttggatactgtctttgtgccctttggttggtctggctaagggtttatctattctgttgatttttttcaaaaaaacagctcctggttttgttgattctttctatggttctctttgtttccacgtgATTGATctgagccctgagtttgatgatttcctgtcttctactcctcctgggtgaattagcttatttttgttccagagctttcacgtgtgcctgAAAGCTGCTAGCGTATgctttctcccatttctttttggagtcactcggggctatgagttttcctcttagcactgctttcattgtgccccatagatttgggtatattgtgccttcattttcattacattctaaaaagtttttgatttctttctttattttttcctttaccaaggtatcattgagtagagtattgttcagcctccatgtgtatgtcagctttctgttgtttttgttgctattgaagaccactcttactccatagtgatctgataggaggcatgggattagtttgatcttacaTTTACTGAGGTCTatcttgttaccaattatatggtcgattttggagaaggtaccataaggtgctgagaaaatcgtatattcttttgctttaggatgc
This portion of the Apodemus sylvaticus chromosome 1, mApoSyl1.1, whole genome shotgun sequence genome encodes:
- the LOC127678834 gene encoding olfactory receptor 13G1-like, whose translation is MNQTLVTDFLILGFSEMPHLRVPLLLGFFCLYMAAISGNLLIMVTISASPTLHTPMYFFLVNLAVVDILCTSTILPKLLDTMLWGRTISYGGCMTQLFFFTGSMGAELLLFSAMAYDRFVAICCPLHYSTWMGPRVCAFLAGIDWAISLFNTSVHTGLMMRLPFCNSNVIEHFFCEIPPLLKLSCAPTQVNEDMAFAADVFFAVGNFSVIILSYGFIVASILKIRSAEGKQRAFSTCSAHLIVVSMYYSTIIYTYIRPSSSYSLNKDKVVSIIYTSVAPTLNPLIYTLRNKDVKVALQKLLSYC